The following are encoded together in the Plasmodium knowlesi strain H genome assembly, chromosome: 8 genome:
- a CDS encoding phosphatidylethanolamine-binding protein, putative — protein sequence MYPLKSSVFLLLLFLCVQWAHGKIELILSDLGTDKCNSEQVKALDDKFYGTDCGGENLLPSVEWFQRNSETKSYAMTVTSIINSKVVTHLLAWNIPSHVNLINHSTNFDELEAVTGLNSFGEAKYTGPCASAMEEESNCLLFTLYALKTDHIEMSQDADYFELMAYLKSMSRDEKGLLDRLSLYAMTIPKRRIPS from the exons atgtatcCCCTCAAGTCTTCTGTCTTCCTacttctcctcttcctctgtgTCCAGTGGGCCCACGGGAAGATTGAGTTGATACTATCGG ATCTCGGCACGGATAAATGCAATTCGGAACAGGTGAAAGCTCTGGATGATAAGTTTTACGGGACAGATTGTGGGGGCGAGAATCTGCTTCCCTCCGTTGAGTGGTTTCAAAGGAATAGCGAAACCAAGTCCTACGCCATGACCGTTACCAGTATTATTAATTCCAAAGTAGTGACTCATCTCTTGGCATGGAACATACCCTCACATGTTAACTTAATAAATCACTCCACAAACTTCGACGAACTGGAGGCAGTCACTGGGTTAAATTCGTTTGGCGAGGCGAAATACACGGGACCATGTGCCTCCGCCATGGAAGAAGAGAGCAATTGTTTGTTGTTTACTCTGTATGCGCTAA AAACAGACCACATAGAAATGTCACAAGACGCAGACTACTTCGAACTGATGGCCTACCTGAAAAGTATGAGTCGAGACGAGAAGGGGCTGCTCGACAGGTTGTCCTTGTATGCCATGACAATCCCAAAGAGAAGGATTCCAAGTTGA
- a CDS encoding lipoamide acyltransferase component of branched-chain alpha-keto acid dehydrogenase complex, putative — MMQRARTFLGRVQPVSRYTLARYISTSSVKLKIVKCKLFDIGEGISEVEITQWNKKEGESVSEMETLLTVQSDKAAVDITSKYSGVLVKRYAEEKDIIKIGSYFCEIDTEDDIVEEEGNGEEVADNQAEATAVADEAPASSQVHQQGNKKSNVKASPGVKKKAQEYKLDMDEIGSYLNKDTITMEDVEQYHQKVKNGEISKAGSNVNEEGMEEVPLQGIKLAMCKSMNDSLSIPLFHLNEKYNVQNLINARNEIKKMVLEKENTNVTLTSILIKLISNVLKEFPLLNAKFDSKKNSYTTYKSHNVCVAMDTPNGLLVPNIKNVESKNMVEIQKDLTSLRDKAMQMKLSKSDITGGTITISNFGVIGGTFATPIVFDNQACIIGLSKIQKEFFLKNGKKELTELSDILVADTMNLTYGADHRFVDGATLARFSKKLNEVVEGVTSLDPYAV; from the coding sequence ATGATGCAAAGGGCGAGGACATTCCTGGGGCGAGTGCAGCCCGTGAGCAGGTACACCCTGGCTCGCTACATCAGCACGAGTAGCGTGAAACTTAAAATCGTAAAATGTAAACTGTTCGATATCGGAGAGGGTATTTCTGAAGTGGAAATAACTCAGtggaacaaaaaggaaggagagagTGTGAGCGAAATGGAGACTCTACTAACGGTTCAGAGTGACAAAGCAGCTGTAGATATAACGAGCAAATACAGTGGAGTGCTTGTGAAGAGATACGCTGAGGAGAAGGATATCATTAAAATTGGATCGTACTTTTGCGAAATTGACACGGAGGATGACATTGTGGAAGAGGAGGGAAATGGTGAAGAGGTGGCAGACAATCAGGCGGAGGCGACGGCGGTTGCAGATGAGGCACCTGCATCATCCCAAGTGCACCAacaagggaataaaaaatccAACGTGAAAGCATCCCCCGGGGTGAAGAAGAAGGCCCAAGAGTACAAACTGGACATGGATGAAATTGGAAGTTACCTTAATAAAGACACCATAACGATGGAAGATGTGGAGCAGTATCATCAGAAAGTGAAAAACGGAGAAATTTCAAAGGCAGGAAGTAACGTAAATGAAGAGGGCATGGAAGAAGTACCACTACAGGGAATTAAGCTAGCCATGTGTAAAAGCATGAACGATTCTTTAAGTATCCCCCTATTCCACTTGAATGAAAAATACAACGTGCAGAATTTGATAAATGCCagaaatgaaataaagaaaatggtTCTAGAAAAGGAGAACACCAACGTAACATTAACAAGTATTTTGATAAAGCTAATTTCAAATGTGTTGAAAGAATTCCCATTGCTAAATGCCAAGTTtgattcaaaaaaaaatagctacacTACTTATAAGAGCCATAATGTGTGTGTTGCCATGGATACGCCAAATGGATTACTGGTGCccaatataaaaaatgtggaatcCAAAAATATGGTTGAAATTCAGAAGGACCTAACTTCCTTACGTGATAAAGCCATGCAGATGAAACTGAGCAAAAGTGACATCACAGGAGGTACAATCACAATTAGCAATTTTGGAGTTATAGGAGGTACGTTTGCCACTCCAATTGTATTTGATAACCAGGCGTGCATTATCGGTTTATCGAAAATTCAGAAGGagttctttttaaaaaatggaaagaaagagCTAACCGAGTTATCCGACATCCTTGTTGCCGACACCATGAACTTGACTTATGGCGCAGACCACAGATTCGTCGACGGAGCTACACTCGCTCGGTTTTCAAAGAAGCTCAACGAAGTCGTGGAGGGCGTCACTTCGCTCGACCCCTACGCGGTGTAG
- a CDS encoding 60S ribosomal protein L44, putative, with protein MVNVPKTRKTYCSNKCKKHTMHKVSQYKKGKERLSALGRRRYDMKQKGFGGQTKPVFKKKAKTTKKIVLKLECTKCKKKRFQTLKRCKTFEMGADKKKKGAVY; from the exons ATGGTGAACGTTCCCAAAACGAGGAAAACCTACTGCAGCAACAAATGCAAGAAGCATACCATGCACAAGGTCAGTCagtacaaaaagggaaaggaacgaTTGTCGGCcttgggaagaagaagatacgACATGAAGCAGAAGGGATTCGGAGGCCAAACCAAGCCCgtttttaagaaaaaggcCAAAACTACCAAAAAGATCGTTCTCAAATTG GAATGCACAAAATGCAAGAAAAAACGATTTCAGACCCTGAAGAGATGTAAAACTTTTGAGATGGGAGCcgataagaagaaaaagggagccGTTTATTAA
- a CDS encoding 1-cys-glutaredoxin-like protein-1, putative codes for MIIRNSCKILLRMNRNIVRRNLKFLSCNQVPKANFSTSFQDKQNGGPEKKINNDWDDFKDFEKSDVYQTLKGKIKEILEKEKIVLFMKGTPESPLCGYSAKVVQILNNMNVKDYVYIDVMKNNDLREAIKIYSNWPYIPHLYVNNNFIGGCDIISDLYTSGELQEMVK; via the exons atgatAATAAGAAACAGTTGTAAGATCCTCCTTCGCATGAATCGAAACATAGTGAGGAGAAACCTAAAGTTCCTTTCTTGCAATCAGGTTCCAAAAGCGAACTTCAGTACTTCCTTTCAAGATAAGCAAAATGGAGGGCCCGAAAAGAAGATAAATAACGACTGGGACGATTTTAAAGACTTTGAAAAATCTGATGTGTACCAG ACtctgaagggaaaaattaaggaaatccttgagaaagagaaaattgtaCTGTTTATGAAGGGAACCCCAGAAAGCCCCCTCTGTGGGTATAGCGCAAAG GTGGTCCAGATACTGAATAATATGAACGTCAAGGACTACGTATACATCGACGTAATGAAAAACAACGACTTGCGTGAGGCGATAAAGATTTACAGCAATTGGCCTTACATCCCCCATTTATACGTAAATAACAACTTCATCGGTGGTTGCGACATAATATCAGATTTGTACACCAGTGGAGAGCTACAGGAGATGGTCAAGTAA
- a CDS encoding IBR domain protein, putative, with the protein MNIPKEDDPASRAIDVTIQLDKDKKMKVVRNVVKNVVKNVANSCDVPHNKIGNYQTSEGKETDESHEEGMKIYLQYFQRRMTKYRDTNIYEVYTLEQVEEKMKETIIDVVSLTNLRYDYAYRFLKSYNFNSTDFIEAWFRSPKEVLAKAHISHLKEEDLCAHYASAETAPPLLPSTSDTGKSTPKFSPEQMLQTEKGTKYTCPILLNEYDIQDTHTLKCGHRFSKECWRGYLQTAIDNDFYENIINKKCIEPKCQELIMREDWKNISDENNDLLAQYDKFLLQIFIKNNPSLKKCPYDKCPYVIESVMLPDNGIICKCGYNFCFNCTEEFHRPVTCAVIKQWNDLLNKGVHNIKWIRSHTKQCPNCAKSIEKTSGCMNVKCICGFSFCWLCLQPWTHHKGGFYQCNQYVTQRRAAKAGQSDAPHDAPHDAPHDEPDNEPHDEPDNEPDDAPDSTLGGSKSDTENDVHRNTPNEALRLTPQNRKSAHEALHKFSHFKTRFDAHQHGEEFSIKTQLLFLSQFCKSNNIEPMHRIYHFQNSIIQTIRCRKILKWSYAFAYFATWDDENKKYLFEYHQGQLEKNLDILQKKTESVNLAHFLTNNLDVKVVREVEELTKTVDVFFKNICDFMESTFSSCAEKLSG; encoded by the coding sequence ATGAATATCCCGAAGGAGGACGACCCCGCCAGCCGAGCGATAGATGTTACCATACAACTTgataaggacaaaaaaatgaaggtcGTAAGGAACGTTGTAAAAAACGTTGTAAAAAACGTTGCGAATTCCTGTGATGTCCCTCATAACAAAATTGGCAACTACCAGACGagcgaaggaaaagaaacggATGAATCCCacgaagaaggaatgaaaatcTACCTACAGTATTTCCAAAGAAGAATGACCAAATATAGGGACACTAACATTTATGAGGTATATACCTTAGAACAAgtcgaagaaaaaatgaaagaaaccATCATAGACGTTGTCAGCCTCACGAATCTTCGCTACGATTATGCATACCGTTTTTTAAAGTCGTACAATTTTAACTCAACTGATTTTATCGAAGCATGGTTTAGGAGCCCAAAGGAAGTGCTCGCCAAGGCACACATATCTCACCTCAAGGAAGAAGATCTCTGTGCACATTATGCGAGTGCAGAAACCGCTCCTCcattactaccatccacaAGTGACACAGGTAAATCAACTCCAAAGTTTTCCCCTGAGCAAATGCTTCAGACGGAGAAAGGCACAAAATATACATGCCCAATCCTACTTAACGAATATGATATACAAGATACGCATACACTCAAATGCGGACATCGATTTTCGAAGGAGTGCTGGAGAGGCTACCTCCAAACAGCCATCGACAACGACTTTTacgaaaatataattaataaaaaatgcatagAGCCAAAATGCCAAGAACTCATCATGAGGGAAGACTGGAAAAACATTTCTGACGAAAACAACGATCTCCTTGCACAATATGATAAGTTCCTACTTCAGATATTCATAAAGAATAACCCCAGTTTGAAGAAATGCCCATATGATAAGTGCCCCTATGTAATCGAATCTGTGATGCTACCCGATAATGGAATCATTTGCAAATGTGGATACAACTTTTGCTTTAACTGCACGGAGGAATTTCACAGACCCGTCACCTGCGCTGTCATTAAACAGTGGAATGACCTACTTAACAAGGGTGTACATAATATTAAGTGGATTCGTTCGCACACGAAACAATGCCCTAACTGTGCCAAATCGATTGAGAAAACGTCTGGTTGCATGAACGTGAAGTGCATCTGCGGGTTCAGCTTCTGTTGGCTGTGTCTACAACCGTGGACACACCACAAGGGTGGATTCTACCAATGCAACCAGTACGTCACGCAGAGGCGCGCGGCGAAAGCGGGACAGAGCGATGCACCACATGATGCACCACATGATGCACCACATGATGAACCAGATAATGAACCACATGATGAACCAGATAATGAACCAGATGATGCACCAGATAGCACACTGGGTGGTTCAAAAAGTGATACAGAAAACGATGTGCACAGAAATACCCCTAACGAGGCGCTGAGGCTCACACCGCAAAACCGCAAAAGCGCGCACGAGGCGCTACACAAATTCAGCCATTTCAAAACCAGATTCGACGCTCACCAACATGGAGAAGAATTTTCCATAAAAACGcagcttcttttcctttctcagTTTTGCAAGTCCAATAACATCGAGCCAATGCATCGTATATATCATTTTCAGAACTCCATCATACAAACGATTAGATGCAGAAAAATCCTGAAGTGGTCCTACGCCTTCGCCTACTTTGCCACTTGGGAtgacgaaaataaaaaatatctcTTCGAGTACCACCAAGGACAGCTAGAAAAAAACTTAgacattttacaaaaaaaaacggagagTGTAAATTTGGCTCATTTCCTGACCAACAATTTGGATGTCAAAGTTGTTCGGGAAGTTGAAGAGCTGACTAAAACAGTCGAtgtcttttttaaaaatatttgcgACTTTATGGAGAGCACGTTTAGCTCGTGTGCTGAAAAACTCTCTGGTTGA
- a CDS encoding EH domain-containing protein, putative: protein MRKLLYRTEEETVVYDNVLEGLYSLYKTYILELENEFNYYHFYKPLLTSGDFLSKPMILLLGQYSTGKTTFIKHLIEKEYCGMRIGPEPTTDKFVAVMYNEKEQLIPGNALVSDITKPFSQLESFGNSFLSKLECSNTSSDVLKSLTIIDTPGVLSGIKQISRGYDFEKVIYWFAQRVDLILLIFDAHKLDISDEFRRCIQAIKGQDSKIRIILNKADTINTQQLMRVYGSLMWSLGIVINTPEVNRVYIGSFWDRKLMHDENRNIFEEEASDLYKELSKIPRNSTMIRLNDFIKRCRTLKVHMYLLSHLRKKLPYFRKNYVKNKLIRTLDKVYEEVAKDYNLPLGDFPNVQFMREKLNDIDWLNIPKLDVKKIERINKVLNVHIPQLLEMIPKESMNVDQSRYETQEGTIVENKLTPFLELTSGEIPMWVKQKYLLSPIDTSKYSDDFYKLGPDDFGKLSGEQVKPDLIKSKLPSSVLHKIWNLADITKDGYLDLFEYSLARHFIEMKTEGFDLPTKVPKDIINSHEY, encoded by the coding sequence atgaggaaacTGCTCTACAGGACCGAGGAAGAAACGGTTGTGTACGACAACGTGTTGGAGGGGCTGTACTCCCTGTACAAAACATACATCCTGGAATTGGAGAATGAGTTCAACTACTATCATTTTTACAAGCCGCTTTTAACGAGCGGCGATTTTCTGTCCAAGCCGATGATCCTTCTGCTTGGTCAGTATTCAACAGGGAAGACGACCTTTATAAAGCACCTCATAGAGAAGGAGTATTGTGGAATGAGAATAGGACCAGAGCCGACGACGGATAAGTTCGTAGCAGTGATGTATAATGAGAAGGAACAGCTAATTCCTGGGAATGCCCTTGTTAGTGATATAACGAAGCCATTTTCTCAGTTAGAAAGTTTTGGAAACAGTTTCCTATCCAAGTTGGAGTGTTCCAACACGTCTAGCGATGTGTTGAAGTCTCTAACGATAATTGACACACCTGGTGTTCTAAGTGGAATCAAGCAAATCAGTAGGGGATACGACTTCGAGAAGGTTATATACTGGTTTGCCCAGAGAGTAGATTTAATATTACTCATTTTTGACGCGCACAAATTGGACATTTCAGACGAGTTCAGAAGATGCATACAAGCGATAAAAGGGCAGGATTCTAAGATACGAATTATCCTAAACAAGGCAGATACGATTAACACGCAACAGCTGATGAGGGTGTACGGATCGTTGATGTGGTCCCTGGGAATTGTAATAAACACACCAGAAGTTAATAGAGTTTATATAGGCTCATTTTGGGATAGGAAGTTAATGCATGatgaaaatagaaatattttCGAAGAAGAAGCCTCTGATTTGTATAAGGAGTTGTCGAAGATTCCAAGAAATTCTACCATGATTCGGTTGAACGATTTTATTAAAAGGTGTAGAACATTGAAGGTGCACATGTATTTGCTGTCTCacttgaggaaaaaattaccctACTTCAGGAAGAACTATGTTAAGAATAAGCTAATCAGAACTTTGGATAAGGTATACGAAGAAGTCGCAAAGGATTACAACTTACCTCTGGGTGATTTCCCCAATGTACAATTCATGAGAGAGAAACTGAACGACATTGATTGGTTAAACATTCCAAAGCTGGACGTAAAAAAGATCGAACGAATTAATAAAGTATTAAATGTACATATCCCACAACTGTTAGAAATGATCCCAAAAGAATCTATGAACGTTGATCAATCCCGATATGAAACTCAGGAAGGCACCATCGTTGAGAATAAATTGACTCCCTTTTTGGAGTTGACCTCTGGAGAAATTCCCATGTGGGTGAAACAGAAATATTTGTTAAGTCCCATTGACACTTCGAAATATTCGGACGATTTTTACAAACTGGGACCCGACGATTTTGGGAAATTGTCTGGGGAACAGGTGAAGCCTGACCTGATCAAGAGCAAATTGCCCAGCTCTGTTCTGCACAAAATTTGGAACCTCGCCGACATCACCAAGGATGGCTACCTCGACTTGTTCGAGTACTCCCTCGCCAGGCATTTCATCGAGATGAAGACGGAGGGCTTTGATTTGCCCACGAAGGTTCCCAAGGATATAATAAACTCACACGAGTATTGA
- a CDS encoding inner membrane complex protein 1a, putative — MLNACKGNSNCCREESDDTKELVHEGRHDLFDQRLGKENGEFKKIIEGEPDQSKAVEIGQRTEREYVAITAYQPVDIVTRTVEVPFVRTIETMVPKITYESKIREVPKYYSKIVEKVVEVPEVKFVDKIVDVPRIQYCFKYVPKVEVKENIIERPVFQQKIVEKIVEVPKVKEMQRFQEVETVEYVIKYVPKGFTEGRKKSDGDSDDGKEKKEEDTDEERDTGEEKEGKEDEEDARNSRFYETKNYSEGAKLISNAQMNEAPIWRQAISMGQDKMFPYVFSRPMQGQMETHAGMGTPWGSAVVGGEPYGEAYEGGTAHPTFDMRNELSLMQMNEKNGSILPTPRIEQVFKPKIVKNIEVQKHVPISVDVPVPYMVPKPVVVNVEVPVLKFRDTFVPVPVRRKIIPKIKWISDVYQVECIKEKPYLKIQDVIRPIPCDVQIKYRKYMEKACAVNPNELPQDDVHAMWMRVNAHLAEQKKREYGDLYPYYRAEGEGENESNNNSNKDNNSNSGKEEQDGSEGTEFSEEGRMHEGEMKEGALEEEGEVSGRASKQEEVGEDKEERGEGEETIVIEKGGVMEQREMAIPNGEIIQIGEVAQYGPMIEVLRREQAEMDQTKVEEWRQVEGIEKVNAEQNIFYAYEGSEQMQKEGKSCNVFCKNTNDPVSGISENEDRYNFECVDEFMKEMKKQDNLEEGAVASLYPSHPLAMTYLQNKWIQTDTLRTHELYQDDFVRASINANFNLQNRNPVISEVMKNQNFLKTANPLISPFFPRNIQNIENAYNRVIVQNIQEENMRCQGDTNKYERKVHTPAGDMEVRMYDEGVAGHTCASEGKCCSYFCKH, encoded by the exons ATGCTTAACGCGTGCAAGGGTAACAGCAACTGCTGTCGGGAGGAAAGCGACGACACGAAAGAGCTCGTGCACGAAGGAAGGCACGACCTGTTCGATCAACGGTTGGGGAAGGAGAATggggaatttaaaaagaTCATCGAGGGGGAGCCCGACCAGTCCAAAGCTGTCGAAATTGGTCAGCGAACGGAGAGGGAATAC GTTGCCATAACTGCGTACCAGCCAGTCGACATCGTGACAAGGACAGTCGAGGTGCCCTTCGTGCGTACCATAGAAACGATGGTTCCAAAAATTACGTACGAAAGCAAGATTAGGGAGGTCCCCAAGTACTACTCCAAAATTGTGGAAAAG GTTGTGGAAGTGCCGGAGGTGAAATTCGTTGACAAAATCGTAGATGTACCGCGAATTCAGTACTGCTTCAAATATGTCCCTAAGGTAgaggtgaaggaaaatataattgaGAGGCCAGTCTTCCAACAGAAGATCGTAGAGAAAATTGTAGAAGTACCCAAGGTGAAGGAGATGCAGAGGTTCCAGGAGGTTGAGACCGTGGAATATGTCATcaa GTACGTACCGAAGGGATTCacggagggaagaaaaaaatcagaCGGCGACAGTGACgacgggaaggaaaagaaggaagaagacacAGATGAGGAAAGGGACACAggcgaagaaaaagaaggaaaggaggatgAGGAAGATGCTAGAAATTCCAGATTTTACGAAACGAAAAATTATTCTGAAGGAGCTAAGCTGATTAGTAATGCACAAATGAATGAGGCCCCAATATGGCGACAGGCAATATCTATGGGCCAGGATAAAATGTTTCCATACGTTTTTAGTAGACCTATGCAAGGACAGATGGAAACACATGCAGGGATGGGAACTCCTTGGGGAAGTGCTGTAGTTGGGGGAGAACCATATGGAGAAGCTTACGAAGGAGGAACAGCTCACCCCACGTTTGACATGCGAAATGAGCTATCTCTAATGCAgatgaatgaaaagaatgGTTCGATTTTACCAACACCACGGATAGAACAAGTGTTTAAACCGAAAATTGTGAAGAATATAGAAGTGCAGAAGCATGTACCCATTTCTGTGGATGTGCCAGTTCCATATATGGTCCCTAAACCTGTGGTTGTTAATGTAGAAGTGCCTGTTTTGAAATTTAGGGATACATTTGTGCCTGTACCGGTCAGGAGAAAAATCATCCCCAAAATTAAGTGGATCTCAGATGTTTATCAAGTAGAGTGCATAAAGGAGAAACCATATCTGAAGATACAGGATGTGATAAGACCAATTCCTTGTGATGTACAAATAAAGTATAGGAAGTACATGGAAAAGGCTTGCGCTGTGAATCCTAATGAATTACCACAGGATGATGTGCATGCCATGTGGATGCGCGTGAATGCTCACCTCGCtgaacagaagaagagaGAATATGGGGATCTATATCCGTACTATCGAG CGGAAGGAGAAGGCGAAAACGAGAGCAACAATAACAGTAACAAGGACAACAACAGCAACTCTGGAAAAGAGGAGCAGGACGGAAGTGAAGGCACAGAATTTTCGGAAGAGGGAAGGATGCACGAAGgagaaatgaaggaaggtgCTTTGGAAGAGGAAGGCGAAGTCTCGGGTAGGGCGAGCAAGCAGGAGGAAGTGGGGGAAGACAAGGAAGAGCGTGGCGAGGGGGAAGAGACTATCGTTATTGAAAAGGGTGGGGTGATGGAACAAAGGGAGATGGCTATTCCGAATGGGGAAATCATACAAATTGGCGAAGTTGCACAATACGGACCAATGATAGAAGTTCTAAGGAGAGAGCAGGCCGAAATGGACCAAACCAAAGTGGAGGAATGGAGACAAGtcgaaggaatagaaaaggtAAACGCAGAGCAAAATATCTTTTACGCTTATGAAGGGTCGGAGCAAATgcaaaaggagggaaagagTTGTAATgtgttttgtaaaaatacaaatgatCCTGTTAGTGGCATATCGGAAAATGAGGACAGATATAATTTCGAATGTGTAGATGAATTTatgaaggaaatgaagaaacaaGATAATTTGGAGGAAGGAGCCGTGGCTTCTCTGTACCCATCACACCCTCTAGCCATGACATACTTGCAGAACAAGTGGATTCAGACAGACACACTAAGGACACATGAACTTTACCAAGACGACTTCGTTCGGGCAAGTATTAATGCGAAttttaatttacaaaatagGAATCCAGTAATATCAGAGGTTATgaaaaatcaaaattttttaaaaactgcCAACCCCctcatttctccttttttcccacgGAATATACAGAACATAGAAAATGCATACAACAGAGTTATAGTACAGAACATACAGGAGGAGAATATGCGCTGCCAAGGGGATACTAATAAGTATGAGCGAAAGGTGCATACCCCCGCGGGGGATATGGAGGTAAGGATGTATGACGAAGGGGTCGCTGGTCATACGTGCGCTTCGGAGGGGAAATGCTGTAGCTACTTTTGCAAACACTGA
- a CDS encoding thioredoxin-like redox-active protein, putative, with translation MKCEVDRPVTQNTERNGSEGNVAKNYMTHLYQFQNNEMKKIDASYFENKYLGLFFGASWCRYCVTFIQNINFFKKNFPFIEIIYIPFDKTYNDYVAFLKATDFYSLPFDNYLYICKKFNIKNLPSFMIIAPNNNVLVKDAVQLIKTDTYVNNFKSLVKNYTVHPSHFKIGNRFFDLFCA, from the coding sequence atgaaatgcgAAGTGGATCGTCCCGTTACGCAAAATACGGAGCGAAATGGGAGCGAAGGGAATGTAGCAAAAAATTACATGACCCACTTATATCAATTCCAAAacaatgaaatgaaaaaaatagatgcatcctattttgaaaataaatatctggGTCTATTTTTTGGAGCATCTTGGTGCAGATATTGTGTAACCTTTATACAaaatatcaatttttttaaaaagaattttccttttattgaAATTATTTACATCCCCTTTGACAAGACATATAATGACTATGTAGCTTTCCTAAAAGCTACCGATTTTTACAGCCTGCCTTTTGATAATTATCTCtacatttgcaaaaaattcaatattaaaaatttgccTTCCTTTATGATCATAGCCCCTAATAACAATGTCCTTGTCAAAGATGCAGTGCAGCTAATCAAAACGGATACCTACGTGAATAACTTCAAGTCCTtagtaaaaaattataccgTCCATCCTAGCCACTTCAAAATTGGGAACCGCTTCTTTGACTTATTTTGCGCTTAG